A genome region from Coprococcus phoceensis includes the following:
- a CDS encoding ABC-F family ATP-binding cassette domain-containing protein, producing the protein MILACHNISKAFGEQVIVKSGSFHIEDREKTALIGPNGAGKSTILKMIMKELDTDSGDIILTKGKTIGYLSQHQELSSGNTILEELKTAKADIIEMEKQIRTIEMELKHLHGEDLENRLQTYHRLTERFEHANGYAYQSELVGVLKGLGFREDEFLKEVDTLSGGQKTRVSLGKLLLTKPDILLLDEPTNHLDMNSISWLETYLLNYDGAVLIVSHDRYFLNRVVTKVVEIEYGSIMTYMGNYSDYAQKKKMIREAKLKEYLNQQQEIKHQEAVIEKLRSFNREKSIRRAESREKMLEKMDVIEKPMGDPQELHFSLEPSCISGNDVLEVEHLSKAFGNHKLFQDISFEIKRGEHVAIIGDNGTGKTTLLKILNQVVAADSGSFKLGSKVQIGYYDQEHHVLHMEKNIFDEISDDYPSLNNTQIRNTLAAFLFTGDDVYKLISDLSGGERGRVSLAKLMLSEANFLILDEPTNHLDIASKEILEKALNDYIGTVLYVSHDRYFINQTATRILDLVNGTFVNYIGNYDYYLEKKEELTAAYAGISEISTPSVSSTSVESDTKLDWKAQKEAQAKERKRQNDLKKTEDAIAKLEERDSEIDELMTQEEVFTNSVRCRELSEEKAKIAEELETLYMRWEELAE; encoded by the coding sequence ATGATTCTCGCATGTCATAATATTTCAAAAGCATTTGGAGAACAAGTGATTGTCAAATCTGGTTCTTTTCATATAGAAGATCGCGAAAAAACGGCACTGATCGGACCAAATGGTGCCGGAAAGTCTACTATTTTAAAAATGATCATGAAAGAACTCGATACAGACAGTGGCGATATTATCCTGACAAAAGGAAAGACAATCGGTTATCTGTCACAGCATCAGGAGCTTTCAAGCGGAAACACAATTCTGGAAGAGTTAAAGACTGCCAAAGCAGATATCATTGAGATGGAAAAACAGATTCGCACGATTGAGATGGAATTGAAACATCTTCACGGCGAAGATTTAGAAAACCGGCTTCAGACATACCACCGACTGACAGAGCGTTTTGAACACGCCAACGGATACGCCTATCAGAGTGAATTGGTCGGTGTCTTAAAAGGACTTGGCTTTCGTGAAGATGAATTTTTAAAAGAGGTGGACACGCTCTCAGGAGGGCAAAAGACCCGTGTGTCCCTCGGAAAGCTTCTTCTTACCAAACCAGATATTTTATTGCTCGATGAACCGACAAACCATTTGGATATGAACTCCATCTCATGGCTCGAGACCTATTTGCTCAACTATGACGGTGCTGTCTTAATCGTATCCCATGACCGTTATTTTCTGAACCGTGTTGTCACAAAAGTGGTAGAGATTGAATACGGCAGCATTATGACTTACATGGGGAACTATTCAGACTATGCACAAAAGAAAAAGATGATTCGTGAAGCAAAATTAAAAGAATACTTAAATCAACAGCAGGAAATCAAGCATCAGGAAGCAGTAATCGAAAAACTTCGCTCTTTCAATCGAGAAAAATCAATTCGTCGTGCAGAAAGTCGTGAAAAGATGCTTGAAAAAATGGACGTCATTGAAAAGCCGATGGGGGATCCACAAGAACTCCACTTTTCATTAGAGCCATCTTGCATCAGCGGAAACGATGTGTTAGAAGTTGAACATTTAAGCAAGGCATTCGGAAACCACAAACTATTTCAGGATATCAGCTTTGAGATCAAGCGTGGGGAACACGTTGCCATCATCGGAGACAACGGAACCGGAAAGACAACACTTTTAAAAATACTGAATCAGGTAGTCGCCGCTGATAGCGGTTCTTTCAAGCTCGGCTCCAAAGTACAGATTGGCTATTATGATCAGGAACACCACGTGTTACATATGGAAAAAAATATTTTTGATGAAATCTCAGATGATTATCCAAGTCTTAACAACACACAGATTCGAAATACACTCGCCGCATTTTTATTTACGGGCGATGATGTCTACAAACTGATCAGTGATTTAAGCGGTGGCGAGCGTGGTCGTGTTTCTCTTGCAAAACTTATGCTGTCTGAGGCAAACTTCCTCATCCTCGATGAGCCAACGAACCATTTGGATATTGCTTCCAAAGAGATTTTGGAAAAAGCGCTGAATGATTACATCGGGACTGTACTTTATGTGTCCCACGACCGTTACTTTATTAATCAGACGGCGACACGTATTTTAGATCTTGTCAATGGCACATTTGTTAATTATATCGGAAACTATGATTACTACTTGGAAAAGAAAGAAGAATTGACAGCAGCGTATGCCGGCATTTCTGAAATTTCCACTCCTTCCGTCTCTTCCACGTCTGTGGAATCCGACACAAAGCTGGACTGGAAAGCCCAAAAAGAAGCACAGGCAAAAGAACGGAAACGTCAAAACGATTTAAAAAAGACTGAAGATGCAATTGCGAAACTGGAAGAAAGGGATTCTGAAATTGATGAGTTAATGACTCAGGAAGAAGTCTTCACCAACTCTGTGAGATGCCGTGAATTATCTGAGGAAAAAGCAAAAATCGCTGAGGAATTGGAAACACTTTACATGCGTTGGGAAGAACTCGCGGAATAA
- a CDS encoding redox-sensing transcriptional repressor Rex encodes MEERQISQAVIRRLPRYYRYLGELLENSVERISSNELSKRMNVTASQIRQDLNNFGGFGQQGYGYNVKYLYTEIGKILGLDVNHNMIILGAGNLGQALANYAAFERSGFVLKGIFDVNPRLEGVTIRGIEIRMMDELSDFIKENNIEIAVLTIPKTKAIEVADMLVESGIKAIWNFAHTDLELPEDVIVENVHLSESLMRLSYNVNRYHVEHTTEE; translated from the coding sequence ATGGAAGAAAGACAAATCTCCCAGGCAGTTATCAGAAGATTACCCCGCTATTATCGTTACTTAGGTGAGTTATTGGAAAATAGTGTGGAGCGTATTTCTTCTAATGAATTAAGTAAAAGGATGAATGTAACAGCTTCCCAGATCAGACAGGATTTGAATAATTTTGGTGGCTTTGGACAACAAGGTTATGGATATAATGTAAAGTATTTATATACAGAGATTGGAAAGATTTTAGGTCTGGATGTCAATCATAATATGATTATACTCGGAGCAGGTAATTTAGGACAGGCACTTGCCAATTATGCTGCTTTTGAGCGAAGCGGATTTGTCTTAAAAGGAATTTTTGATGTGAACCCAAGACTTGAGGGCGTTACAATTCGAGGTATTGAGATCCGGATGATGGATGAGTTAAGCGACTTTATCAAAGAGAATAATATCGAGATTGCAGTGCTCACTATTCCAAAGACAAAAGCAATTGAAGTTGCAGACATGCTTGTGGAAAGCGGTATCAAAGCTATTTGGAACTTTGCGCATACAGATTTAGAACTTCCGGAGGATGTGATTGTTGAGAATGTACATCTTTCAGAAAGTTTGATGAGACTTTCTTATAATGTCAATCGTTATCATGTGGAGCATACGACGGAAGAATAA
- a CDS encoding bifunctional ADP-dependent NAD(P)H-hydrate dehydratase/NAD(P)H-hydrate epimerase: MIYLPTGEQMRRADLYTIEEIGVPSMVLMERAALEVVRCMEEEQLDFRKVLVICGSGNNGGDGYAIARLLHLKGHDVTIFFAGNSQKRSEENAQQAKIAAHYEIPVITNLGTEEYSVIIDALFGTGLKREVTGHYREVLCSVNQMAGKKVAVDLPSGIHDTTGARMGIAFCADLTVAIAFPKRGLFLQEGNVCAGKILTGDIGISSETFSEGTVTFGYEKQDLFLGFPKRKKNSHKGSYGKVLMIAGSKGMSGAAYLSAKAAYAVGAGLVQIYTHEENRVILQQLLPEAIITTYDTFDSEQLEKLIQWADLIGIGCGLGKSDTAERVMQYTLKRALVPCVVDADGINILSKHMEWIEETNALIVLTPHMKEMSRMLQCSVKELIEQRMEKLHAFVERYKVVCVLKDARTLVAKEHQNTYLNLSGNAAMAKAGSGDVLAGVIVGILAQQCEPYTSACLGVFLHGLAGDMARDKKGAYSVLASDLVAEISSVLKNI, from the coding sequence ATGATATATTTGCCAACCGGCGAACAGATGCGAAGAGCGGATCTGTATACGATTGAAGAAATCGGAGTTCCGTCTATGGTTTTGATGGAACGTGCGGCACTGGAAGTGGTAAGATGCATGGAAGAAGAACAACTGGATTTTCGCAAGGTGCTTGTAATCTGTGGGAGCGGCAACAATGGTGGAGATGGATATGCAATTGCCCGCCTGTTACACTTAAAGGGGCATGATGTGACTATTTTTTTTGCCGGGAATTCTCAAAAACGAAGCGAGGAAAATGCACAGCAGGCAAAAATTGCAGCACATTATGAAATTCCGGTGATAACCAATCTGGGTACAGAGGAATATAGTGTAATTATAGATGCACTCTTTGGAACCGGATTGAAACGTGAAGTTACAGGCCATTACAGGGAGGTTCTTTGTTCTGTCAATCAGATGGCCGGCAAGAAGGTGGCGGTTGATCTGCCATCGGGAATTCATGATACGACCGGAGCCCGGATGGGGATTGCTTTTTGTGCAGATCTGACAGTTGCAATTGCCTTTCCAAAGAGAGGTCTGTTTTTACAGGAGGGAAATGTGTGTGCAGGAAAGATTCTCACAGGTGACATCGGCATTTCCTCGGAAACATTCTCAGAAGGAACAGTTACATTTGGCTATGAAAAACAAGACCTATTTCTGGGATTTCCAAAAAGGAAGAAAAATTCACATAAGGGAAGCTATGGAAAAGTGTTGATGATTGCAGGCAGCAAAGGGATGTCAGGAGCTGCTTATTTAAGTGCAAAAGCCGCTTATGCAGTGGGGGCAGGACTTGTGCAGATTTATACACACGAAGAAAACCGTGTGATATTACAACAGCTTTTACCGGAAGCGATTATTACAACATATGACACGTTTGATTCTGAGCAATTAGAAAAATTGATTCAATGGGCAGATTTGATTGGAATTGGATGCGGACTTGGGAAAAGTGACACAGCAGAACGAGTGATGCAATATACGTTGAAACGTGCGCTGGTTCCTTGTGTGGTGGATGCAGATGGTATCAATATCCTGTCAAAACATATGGAATGGATTGAAGAAACGAATGCTCTGATTGTTTTGACACCACATATGAAAGAGATGTCCAGAATGCTGCAGTGCAGTGTAAAAGAACTGATAGAACAGCGAATGGAAAAGCTGCATGCGTTTGTGGAACGATATAAGGTTGTCTGCGTGCTAAAAGATGCGAGAACGCTTGTTGCGAAAGAGCATCAAAATACATATTTGAATTTGTCCGGGAATGCGGCGATGGCAAAGGCAGGCTCCGGAGATGTGCTTGCGGGAGTTATTGTGGGGATTTTGGCACAACAGTGTGAACCGTATACATCTGCATGTCTTGGGGTGTTCCTCCATGGTCTTGCAGGTGATATGGCCCGGGACAAAAAGGGAGCATACAGTGTACTGGCAAGTGATTTGGTTGCGGAAATCAGCAGTGTATTAAAGAATATATAA
- the alr gene encoding alanine racemase, producing the protein MKTYSRVYAKIDLDAIAYNMEQMKQNIRPETKVMAVIKADGYGHGAVQIAEMMERWNYIWGFAVATLDEAVVLRTEGIQKPILVLGCVFPDQYMEMLKHEIRMNIYTEEMAESISRMAAREGKTAYMHIKLDTGMSRLGFGINEQSAETIKRISKMPNVNMEGIFTHFTKADEKDKSFTKKQIQEFVWMTERLKEKNVRFTYEHCSNSAGIIDVPEANFDIVRAGISTYGLYPSEEVDKTNVKLKPALALKSHVAFVKEIERGTPVSYGGTFVAKEKMKIATIPVGYADGYPRSLSNKGYVLIRGKKAPILGRVCMDQFMVDVTQIEGVSFGDKVTMIGKDGNEILPVEVLSELSGRFNYEFVCDLGKRIPRVYVRDGKIAEQVDYFA; encoded by the coding sequence ATGAAGACTTATAGCAGAGTATATGCAAAGATTGATTTGGATGCAATTGCATATAATATGGAACAGATGAAACAAAACATCAGACCTGAGACGAAAGTAATGGCGGTCATAAAAGCGGATGGATATGGGCATGGAGCCGTTCAGATTGCGGAGATGATGGAGCGTTGGAACTACATATGGGGCTTTGCGGTAGCGACTTTAGACGAGGCAGTTGTGCTTCGCACAGAAGGGATTCAAAAACCGATTCTGGTGCTTGGATGTGTGTTCCCAGATCAGTACATGGAGATGTTAAAGCATGAGATTCGAATGAATATTTACACAGAAGAGATGGCAGAGTCAATCTCTCGAATGGCGGCAAGAGAGGGGAAAACAGCTTATATGCACATCAAACTGGATACCGGAATGTCGCGGCTGGGATTTGGAATCAATGAACAATCAGCAGAGACAATCAAGCGAATCAGCAAGATGCCAAATGTCAATATGGAAGGGATTTTTACACATTTTACCAAAGCAGATGAGAAAGATAAAAGCTTTACAAAAAAACAGATACAGGAATTTGTATGGATGACGGAACGCCTGAAAGAAAAAAATGTCCGGTTTACATATGAGCACTGCTCCAACAGTGCAGGCATCATTGATGTCCCGGAGGCGAATTTCGATATTGTAAGAGCAGGAATTTCTACATATGGACTCTATCCATCGGAAGAGGTAGACAAGACAAACGTAAAATTAAAACCGGCATTGGCATTAAAGAGTCATGTGGCATTTGTAAAGGAGATAGAGAGAGGGACTCCTGTGAGCTACGGAGGCACGTTCGTGGCCAAAGAGAAAATGAAGATTGCAACAATTCCGGTCGGATATGCAGATGGATATCCAAGAAGCTTATCAAATAAAGGATACGTGTTGATCCGTGGAAAGAAAGCACCTATTCTCGGGCGGGTCTGCATGGATCAGTTTATGGTGGATGTGACACAGATTGAAGGCGTAAGCTTTGGCGATAAAGTCACAATGATTGGAAAAGACGGAAATGAGATTTTGCCGGTGGAAGTGCTGAGCGAACTTTCCGGGCGATTTAATTATGAATTTGTGTGCGACCTTGGAAAACGTATTCCGCGTGTATATGTGCGGGATGGGAAAATAGCAGAGCAGGTGGACTATTTTGCATAA
- a CDS encoding type II toxin-antitoxin system PemK/MazF family toxin, which yields MQIRRGDIFYADLSPVVGSEQGGIRPVLIIQNDIGNRHSPTVICAAITSRMNKAKLPTHVEIDAGKYQIVKNSVVLLEQIRTIDKQRLKDMVCHVDKKLMTKVDEALRISLELHT from the coding sequence GTGCAGATTAGACGTGGTGATATATTTTATGCGGACTTAAGTCCGGTAGTCGGTTCAGAACAAGGTGGAATACGACCTGTTTTGATCATACAAAATGACATTGGGAACAGACACAGCCCGACTGTGATCTGTGCTGCGATTACATCAAGAATGAACAAGGCAAAGTTGCCGACACATGTTGAAATTGATGCAGGAAAATATCAGATTGTAAAAAATTCAGTGGTGCTGTTGGAACAGATTCGCACGATTGACAAGCAGAGGCTAAAAGACATGGTTTGTCACGTGGACAAAAAACTGATGACAAAAGTTGATGAAGCGTTGAGAATCAGCTTGGAGCTTCATACATAA
- a CDS encoding hemolysin family protein, which yields MEDEGNLLSRMRKIFSGEMEEGEDAAEAVMDMVDEGYRQGVFLSSEAQMIRNIFAYGEKDAKSIMTHRKHMVALDGEETLENALTFILEQNKSRFPVYEEDIDSIIGTIHLRDAMKCYFNEQLRHIPIKQLEEYIRPVSFIPETRSIDKLLKKMQEGKYHMAIVIDEYGQTAGLVTMEDIIEEIVGNIQDEYDEEEELIRQEADGSYLADGMTEVEDLEELLGIQFEEEDYETLNGFLIFHLERIPTEEENCVVSYGGYDFQVLSMENNIIKTVQIKKRVLE from the coding sequence ATGGAAGATGAGGGTAATCTATTATCGCGAATGAGAAAAATATTTTCAGGAGAGATGGAAGAGGGAGAAGATGCGGCGGAGGCTGTGATGGATATGGTCGATGAGGGGTATCGGCAGGGTGTGTTCCTGAGCAGTGAAGCTCAGATGATACGAAATATTTTCGCATATGGGGAAAAGGATGCGAAAAGTATTATGACGCACCGGAAACATATGGTTGCGTTGGATGGCGAAGAGACGCTTGAAAATGCGTTGACGTTTATATTAGAGCAGAATAAATCCAGATTTCCGGTCTATGAAGAAGATATTGATTCTATCATCGGAACGATTCATCTGCGGGATGCAATGAAATGCTACTTTAACGAACAGCTTCGTCATATTCCGATTAAACAGCTGGAGGAATACATAAGACCAGTAAGCTTTATACCGGAGACGAGAAGTATTGATAAACTGCTGAAAAAGATGCAGGAAGGGAAATATCATATGGCGATTGTCATTGATGAGTATGGTCAGACTGCAGGACTTGTGACAATGGAAGATATCATAGAAGAAATTGTCGGAAACATTCAGGATGAATACGACGAGGAAGAAGAACTGATCAGGCAGGAGGCAGATGGAAGCTATCTTGCAGATGGAATGACAGAAGTTGAAGATTTGGAAGAACTGCTTGGAATTCAATTTGAGGAAGAGGACTATGAGACACTTAATGGATTCCTTATCTTTCATTTAGAAAGAATTCCGACAGAGGAGGAAAATTGTGTTGTATCCTATGGAGGTTATGATTTTCAAGTGCTGTCCATGGAAAATAATATTATAAAAACTGTACAAATAAAAAAAAGAGTGCTAGAATAG
- a CDS encoding YebC/PmpR family DNA-binding transcriptional regulator translates to MSGHSKFANIKHKKEKNDAVRGKIFTKIGRELAVAVKEGGGPDPANNSRLRDVIAKAKANNMPNDNIERSIKKAAGDADASNYEHVTYEGYGPNGTAIIVDALTDNKNRTASNVRNAFTKGSGNVGTPGCVSFMFDKKGQIIVAKEECEMDADDLMMTALDAGAEDFVEEEDSFEILTDPDSFSEVRLTLEEAGIPMASAEVTMIPQTWVQLTDETDLKNIQKTLDLLEEDDDVQEVYHNWEE, encoded by the coding sequence ATGTCAGGACATTCAAAATTTGCGAATATTAAACATAAAAAGGAAAAAAATGATGCGGTCAGAGGAAAGATTTTCACGAAGATCGGTAGAGAACTTGCCGTTGCAGTAAAAGAGGGAGGCGGTCCGGATCCGGCCAACAACAGCAGACTGCGTGATGTAATTGCAAAAGCAAAGGCAAACAATATGCCGAATGACAACATCGAGAGAAGTATTAAAAAAGCAGCCGGAGATGCGGATGCTTCCAACTATGAACATGTTACATATGAGGGATATGGACCAAACGGTACTGCAATTATTGTAGATGCACTGACGGACAATAAGAACCGTACTGCTTCCAATGTGAGAAATGCATTTACAAAAGGAAGTGGTAATGTCGGAACACCTGGATGTGTGTCATTCATGTTTGACAAAAAAGGACAGATTATCGTTGCAAAAGAAGAGTGCGAGATGGATGCAGATGATTTGATGATGACAGCACTAGATGCGGGGGCAGAAGATTTTGTAGAGGAAGAGGACAGCTTTGAGATTCTGACAGATCCAGATTCTTTCAGTGAGGTGCGTCTGACTTTGGAGGAAGCAGGCATTCCTATGGCGAGCGCAGAAGTAACTATGATTCCACAGACATGGGTACAGCTAACAGACGAGACAGATCTGAAAAATATTCAAAAAACACTTGATCTGTTAGAAGAAGATGACGATGTACAAGAGGTTTACCATAACTGGGAAGAATAG
- a CDS encoding O-acetylhomoserine aminocarboxypropyltransferase/cysteine synthase family protein, whose amino-acid sequence MSSNYKIETKCIQSGWQPKKGEPRVLPIYQSTTFKYETSEQMGRLFDLEDNGYFYTRLQNPTNDTVASKICDLEGGVAAMLTSSGQAANFYAIMNIAEAGDHIVCAAAIYGGTYNLYAHTLRKMGIEATFVDADASEEELHAAFQENTKAVFGETIANPALVILDIEKFAKVAHEHGVPLIVDNTFATPINCRPFEWGADIVTHSTTKYMDGHAACVGGCIVDSGNFDWEAYGDKFKGLTTPDETYHGIVYTEKFGKGAYITKATVQLMRDLGSVQSPQNAFLLNLGLETLHLRVQRHCENAQKVAEYLVNHEKVAWVNYAGLPDNKYHALAQKYMPNGTCGVISFGLKGGRDASVKMMDQLKLAAIVTHVADARTSVLHPASHTHRQMNEQELLEAGVQPDLIRFSVGIENADDIIADLEQAFATI is encoded by the coding sequence ATGAGCAGTAACTACAAAATTGAAACAAAATGTATCCAGTCAGGATGGCAGCCGAAAAAAGGAGAACCAAGAGTGCTTCCGATTTATCAGAGCACGACATTCAAATATGAGACAAGTGAGCAGATGGGAAGACTGTTTGATCTTGAAGATAATGGATATTTTTATACAAGACTCCAAAATCCGACAAACGACACAGTCGCTTCGAAGATTTGTGATCTGGAGGGCGGTGTGGCAGCTATGCTGACATCTTCCGGTCAGGCAGCAAATTTCTATGCTATTATGAATATTGCAGAAGCAGGAGACCATATTGTGTGCGCTGCAGCAATTTACGGCGGTACATATAACTTATATGCTCACACATTGAGAAAGATGGGAATCGAAGCTACGTTTGTGGATGCAGATGCAAGTGAAGAAGAGTTGCATGCTGCGTTTCAGGAGAATACAAAAGCAGTATTCGGAGAGACGATCGCCAATCCGGCATTGGTGATTCTGGATATTGAGAAATTTGCAAAAGTTGCTCATGAACATGGAGTGCCTCTAATCGTAGACAATACATTTGCGACACCAATCAACTGTCGTCCGTTTGAGTGGGGAGCTGATATTGTGACACATTCTACGACGAAATACATGGACGGACATGCGGCATGTGTCGGCGGCTGTATTGTGGATAGTGGAAATTTTGACTGGGAAGCATATGGTGATAAATTCAAAGGTTTGACGACTCCGGATGAGACTTATCACGGTATCGTATATACTGAAAAATTTGGTAAAGGTGCTTACATCACAAAAGCGACAGTGCAGCTGATGAGAGATTTGGGTTCTGTTCAGTCTCCGCAGAATGCGTTCTTATTGAACCTTGGTCTAGAGACACTGCATTTGCGTGTGCAGAGACATTGTGAAAATGCACAAAAGGTTGCGGAATATCTTGTGAATCACGAAAAAGTTGCGTGGGTGAATTACGCAGGGCTTCCGGATAACAAATATCATGCGCTGGCTCAAAAATATATGCCAAACGGCACTTGTGGTGTTATCTCCTTTGGCTTGAAAGGTGGACGGGATGCGTCTGTAAAAATGATGGATCAATTGAAACTTGCCGCAATCGTAACACACGTTGCAGATGCGCGCACTTCTGTGCTGCACCCGGCAAGTCACACACACCGCCAGATGAATGAGCAGGAATTATTAGAGGCCGGAGTACAGCCGGATTTGATTCGTTTCAGTGTCGGAATCGAGAACGCAGATGATATCATTGCAGATTTAGAACAGGCGTTTGCCACAATTTAG
- a CDS encoding ClpP family protease → MEEEKREEINETGSIELTHNNRKHNIQLLTIIGEIEGHEAVSGNTKATKYEHLLPKLAEVEDNEEIEGLLILLNTLGGDVEAGLAIAEMIASLSKPTVSLVLGGSHSIGGPLAVSADYSFIVPSGTMIIHPVRSNGMFIGVIQSYRNMERTQDRIIRFLAGHSHMTQERIEELMLDSTQLVKDVGTLLEGEEAVKEGLIDAVGGMSDALTKLHEMIEKKINKNR, encoded by the coding sequence ATGGAGGAAGAAAAAAGAGAAGAGATTAACGAAACCGGAAGTATTGAACTGACACACAATAACAGAAAGCACAATATTCAGTTACTGACAATTATCGGAGAGATTGAGGGGCATGAGGCGGTGTCCGGCAACACAAAAGCGACGAAATACGAACATCTGCTGCCAAAACTTGCTGAAGTGGAGGATAATGAAGAAATCGAAGGACTTCTCATTTTATTAAATACACTTGGAGGTGATGTGGAGGCGGGACTTGCGATTGCAGAGATGATTGCATCACTCAGCAAGCCGACTGTGTCTTTGGTTCTTGGCGGAAGTCATTCCATCGGAGGGCCGCTTGCTGTTTCAGCCGATTATTCTTTTATTGTTCCCAGTGGGACGATGATCATTCATCCGGTCCGTTCAAATGGGATGTTTATCGGAGTGATTCAAAGCTATCGGAATATGGAACGAACTCAGGATCGTATTATACGCTTTCTGGCAGGACACTCTCATATGACCCAGGAACGTATTGAAGAGCTGATGCTTGATTCTACACAACTTGTCAAAGATGTCGGCACGCTTTTAGAAGGAGAAGAGGCCGTAAAAGAGGGACTGATTGATGCCGTTGGCGGGATGAGCGATGCTTTGACGAAATTACATGAGATGATAGAAAAAAAGATCAATAAAAATAGATGA